A window of the Oryza brachyantha chromosome 5, ObraRS2, whole genome shotgun sequence genome harbors these coding sequences:
- the LOC102699686 gene encoding single-stranded DNA-binding protein, mitochondrial-like isoform X2, giving the protein MSALNTGLLKGLRRVLEQQRKPIDFCRKSQAWSSTVSFSDLDEKNDIGDDGDYTDSRRELEPQSVDPKKGWGFRGVHRAIICGKVGQVPVQKILRNGRTVTVFTIGTGGMFDQRLAGDDTLPKPAQWHRIAVHNDQLGAFAVQKLVKNSAVYVEGDIETRVYNDNINDQVKNIPEICLRRDGKIRLIKSGESAASISLDELREGLF; this is encoded by the exons ATGAGTGCTCTCAACACTGGATTGCTGAAAGGCTTGAGGAGGGTCTTAGAACAGCAAAGAAAACCAATTG ATTTTTGCAGAAAATCACAAGCTTGGAGTTCTACTGTTTCCTTTTCTGATCTTGATGAGAAGAATGACATAGGAGATGATGGTGATTATACAGATTCAAGGCGAGAATTAGAACCTCAAAGCGTAGACCCCAAGAAGGGCTGGGGATTCCGTGGTGTTCACAGG GCTATAATATGTGGTAAAGTTGGACAAGTGCCTGTGCAGAAAATTTTAAGGAATGGTCGTACAGTGACTGTTTTTACCATTGGAACTGGTGGCATGTTTGACCAGAGGTTAGCAGGGGATGATACTCTGCCAAAGCCAGCTCAGTGGCATCGGATAGCTGTTCATAATGACCAGCTAGGTGCTTTTGCTGTTCAGAAGTTGGTGAAGAA TTCTGCAGTATATGTTGAGGGTGATATTGAAACTAGAGTCTACAATGACAACATTAATGATCAAGTGAAAAATATACCAGAGATTTGTCTTCGACGTGATG GTAAGATTCGGTTGATTAAATCTGGTGAGAGTGCTGCTAGTATATCATTAGATGAGCTAA GAGAGGGCTTGTTCTAG
- the LOC102699686 gene encoding single-stranded DNA-binding protein, mitochondrial-like isoform X1 yields the protein MLARFTMSALNTGLLKGLRRVLEQQRKPIDFCRKSQAWSSTVSFSDLDEKNDIGDDGDYTDSRRELEPQSVDPKKGWGFRGVHRAIICGKVGQVPVQKILRNGRTVTVFTIGTGGMFDQRLAGDDTLPKPAQWHRIAVHNDQLGAFAVQKLVKNSAVYVEGDIETRVYNDNINDQVKNIPEICLRRDGKIRLIKSGESAASISLDELREGLF from the exons ATGCTTGCAAG ATTTACCATGAGTGCTCTCAACACTGGATTGCTGAAAGGCTTGAGGAGGGTCTTAGAACAGCAAAGAAAACCAATTG ATTTTTGCAGAAAATCACAAGCTTGGAGTTCTACTGTTTCCTTTTCTGATCTTGATGAGAAGAATGACATAGGAGATGATGGTGATTATACAGATTCAAGGCGAGAATTAGAACCTCAAAGCGTAGACCCCAAGAAGGGCTGGGGATTCCGTGGTGTTCACAGG GCTATAATATGTGGTAAAGTTGGACAAGTGCCTGTGCAGAAAATTTTAAGGAATGGTCGTACAGTGACTGTTTTTACCATTGGAACTGGTGGCATGTTTGACCAGAGGTTAGCAGGGGATGATACTCTGCCAAAGCCAGCTCAGTGGCATCGGATAGCTGTTCATAATGACCAGCTAGGTGCTTTTGCTGTTCAGAAGTTGGTGAAGAA TTCTGCAGTATATGTTGAGGGTGATATTGAAACTAGAGTCTACAATGACAACATTAATGATCAAGTGAAAAATATACCAGAGATTTGTCTTCGACGTGATG GTAAGATTCGGTTGATTAAATCTGGTGAGAGTGCTGCTAGTATATCATTAGATGAGCTAA GAGAGGGCTTGTTCTAG
- the LOC102700145 gene encoding general transcription factor IIF subunit 2-like gives MGEEGKYLETARAERSVWLMKCPPVVSRAWQAAVSSSDAAGANPNPVVAKVVLSLDPLKSEENSLQFKMEMAQNNTGNTPKSYSLNMSKDFVPMCVISESNQGKLSCEGKVEHKFDMKPHSDNLVNYGKLCRERTQKYMVKTRKVKVLEEDHRMNLIPLPGRVGLIPSGSKEKKKQTPTKPSDAKRIRRDRRELENIIFKLFERQPNWALKALVQETDQPEQFLKEILNDLCFYNKRGPNQGTHELKPEYKKSTEDTDAP, from the exons ATGGGCGAGGAGGGCAAGTACCTTGAGACGGCGCGGGCCGAGCGCTCAGTGTGGCTGATGAAGTGCCCCCCTGTCGTCTCGCGCGCCTGGCAGGCCGCCGTATCCTCCTCCGACGCGGCCGGCGCCAACCCTAACCCCGTCGTCGCCAAGGTCGTCCTCTCCCTCGACCCCCTCAAGTCCGAGGAGAACTCGCTCCAG TTCAAGATGGAGATGGCTCAAAATAACACTGGCAATACACCAAAGAGTTACTCCTTGAATATGTCCAAGGATTTTGTACCAATGTGTGTTATCTCTGAGTCTAATCAAG GGAAGCTATCATGTGAAGGAAAAGTCGAGCATAAATTTGACATGAAGCCTCACAGTGATAATTTGGTGAACTATGGGAAGCTATGCCGTGAAAGGACACAAAAGTACATGGTCAAAACTAGAAAAGTGAAG GTGCTTGAGGAGGATCACAGAATGAACCTGATACCATTGCCTGGGAGAGTTGGTCTCATACCTTCTGGTTCGAAG gagaagaagaagcaaacaCCAACCAAACCATCTGATGCAAAAAGAATACGTCGGGATCGCAGGGAACtggaaaatattatattcaaGCTTTTTGAAAGGCAGCCCAACTGGGCGTTGAAGGCCCTGGTGCAAGAAACTGACCAGCCGGAG CAATTCCTGAAGGAGATACTGAACGATCTTTGTTTTTACAACAAACGAGGACCAAACCAGGGGACGCATGAGCTGAAGCCTGAGTACAAGAAATCTACAGAGGACACTGATGCTCCTTGA